The DNA segment acaccaacttccatgtGGAGGTCACAACTCCGTTTAATATTTGCTATGGTAGGCCTTCAATAGGTTGTCAAAATCCAACAACTAGTTAGTGTAGTTTTTAAATGGAAGTAAAAATTGTATATTCCTGTAGCTAAATTGCTATAGCCTACTTTGTCTAGTCTGGACTTTATTGTCCTTTTCAGTTTGTTAATTGATAGATTGTGCGTCTTGTCCGGTTTTAATAAGAACAATTTCTCATAAGTTTCTTCTCTGTatatctctttttttaaattcttgctgATAGTATAGATATCCTGATGGTGGTTATCCCTAGGAGTATGGAGCCATGGATCTTGAGATGGAGCAGTCTTTCACTAGGTTTAGTGATCTGGGAGTCCCTCCCGCCATCCCCAGTCACTGTAAAGCCTCTTCAATCCCCCCCTTTTCTCCTGCACAGATTCAAGGTGAAAACCAGTCTTTGACTTCAAATATGAAATCTGTCAAATACAATGGTGTGTTTGGCACGATCACCACAATGGTGAAGACAGAAGGACCAAGGAGTCTGTACAATGGGTTGGTGGCTGGTCTGCAGCGGCAAATGAGTTTTGCTTCTGTGCGCATTGGGCTGTACGACTCTGTCAAGCAGTTCTATACAAAAGGAGCTGAACGTAAGTAAACATGTCAATACTCAATATTTGGGCTAGCAAAACATGAAAACAGTCCTGTGCTATAATGTGTGCCTTTCACAAATGGGATGGAATCCAGCAGTTAGGTTGTTGTCTTGTCATCCTTAATGCAGATTTCTGTAAACTATAGGCAGTGTGTAAACAGCCCAGGGAAAAAACGTTTACTGCATTAGCATGTGTAGTCATCTACTAATTTGTCCTTCAGTCTTGACAACCAGATTTTGAGACCATTCCATGTGGTGGTTCAGCCATCAATTTACATTAATTTTAGAATCCACTGGGAAAGTGTTTTTTAAACTCTATAATGAAATCCACTATTGTAAggttttttccaaaattaccaggGATGGtagtctgatttttttatttgggtCATTAAGTCAAACTACCACAATAATAGGTGCAGGCTTTACTCCACAATATTTGGGTCAGAAACCAGTGGTGGTAGTCTAAACTTGTGACTTCAAAAGATCAAATGTAAAATCTTGCAACAGTATGGTAATTTGTCTGGCATATGCCAGTCAACAAAATGCATTCATCTTTTTAAGCATTAATTAGTTAATGGGTACTTTTGCATGTTTCTAAATTCTTGGtgtactttattttcagatgcaGGAATTGGAAGTCGCTTACTTGCAGGTTGTACCACTGGGGCTATGGCTGTAGCCTTTGCTCAACCTACAGATGTGGTCAAGGTCAGATTCCAGGCTCAGGCCAACATAAACGGTGGAAACCGAAGGTACCAAGGAACAGTGCATGCctacaagactattgccaaggaGGAAGGTGTACGGGGTTTGTGGCGAGGTATGTTTTGAACCAACAGGAGTATCTGTAAATAAATCATCCAGAAAAGTACGTACATGCCTAGTTTTTCAATGgcacaaatattttaaacttgtatcttgcaGGAACTACACCAAATATTACCCGTAATGCCATTGTCAACTGCACTGAACTGGTAACCTATGATTTGATTAAAGATGCAATCCTCCGGTCTAACCTTATGACTGGTATGTATTTggtggttttgttttggtttaggAACAATACTGCCAGtctattccaattttttttttttttttttttttttttttttttaaactaatttctaGACAACCTACCATGCCATTTTACATCTGCTTTTGGTGCTGGCTTCTGCACTACTGTGATAGCTTCCCCTGTGGATGTAGTGAAAACAAGATATATGAACTCTGCCCATGGCCAGTATACCAGTGCCTTGAACTGTGCACTTACCATGTTGACAAAGGAGGGACCCACTGCTTTCTATAAagggtatgtttttttttttgtcttcagtaTTTTGGTTCACTTGTGTTGGATTCATTTGTAAAGCAAGACTAAATTTGAATTGTGAATTTTCATTTGTAGCTGTAGAGGTAACTAGTTCAGTCTAgacatccatcctcttccgcttatccgaggtcgggtcgcgggggcagcagcttaagcagagatgcccagacttcactctctccagccactacttctagctcttccgggagaatcccaaggcgttcccaggctggctgggagacatagtccctccagcgtgtcctgggtcttccccggggcctcctcccggttggacgtgcccagaacacctcaccagggaggtgtccaggaggcatcctgatcagatgcccgagccacctcatctgacttctttcgatgcggaggagcagcatctctactctgagcccctcccggatgacctgagcttctcaccctatctttaagggagagcccagacaccctgcggaggaaactcatttcagccgcttatattcgcgatctcattctttcggtcactacccatagctcatgaccataggtgagggtaggaacatggatcgactggtaaattgagagctttgccttacagctccgCTCCTGTTTCACCACGACAaactgatgcagagcccacatctaTCTTATCttatcactgcggacgccgcaccgatccgccagaagatctcgcgctccattcttccctcactcttgaacaagaccccgagatacttgaactcctgcacttgaggcaggatctcgctcccaaccctgagagggcactccacccttttccggctgaggaccatggtcttggattaggaggtgctgattcccatcccagccgcttcacactctgctgcgaaccgatccagagagagagctgaagatcacggcctgatgaagcaaacaggacaacatcatctgcaaaaagcagtgacccaatcctgagtccaccaaaccggaccccctccacaccctggctgcgcctagaaattctgtccataaaagttatgaacagaatcggtgacaaagggcagccctggcggagtccaaccctCACTgaaaatgggtttgacttactgccagcaatacggaccaagctctgacaccggttgtacagggaccgaacagcccttatcggggtccggtaccccatactcccggagcactccccacaggattccccaagggacacggtcgaatgcctttccaagtccacaaaacacatgtagactggttgggcaaactgcCATGctccctccaggactctgctaagggtgtagagctggtccactgttctacgaccaggacgaaaaccacactgttaatcctgaatccaaggttcgactatccgacggaccctcctctccagacaATTAATCAGATATTGTATCTACTACAGCTTTCAAGTTTATAACAAAGTTCTGTCTAGAAAAGTTTACAGATACCTAGATAAGTGAAATTTATTcccattctgttttcattttacaggtTCATGCCTTCTTTTCTCCGTCTGGGTTCCTGGAATGTCGTGATGTTTGTTACCTATGAGCAGCTGAAACGTGCCCTAATGATGGCTAGATGCAGCTGGGAGTCTCCTTTGTGAATGTTGTAGTGCAGTCTTCTTTGTCTTGGTGTTTTTTGTGCTCATCTACCTCTTGCCTCTCGTTTACTGTAGCAGACTTTAAAAGCTGGACTTttattttgcatgaaaaaatTTTAGTCTTTTTAGATTTCAGCTTGGTTAATGTTGCTTTTGTGTCAAGCTATTCTTAAATGCATCCATTCCTGCTTATGATggtgtaataaataaaaagtcttaGTAAATCCAATGTTGGCTTCTATTTTTTAAACGTGTTCTGGGCAAAGTATGCAAAAATTCTACTTGTAGCAATAACCCTGGTAAATTTTGGTTTTAAGGATAGTGGGATCATTGATTTAATAGATGTCAAATACCTGTTTAGAGACCACAGGTTGTGCGGGTGGTCTGTCTACGGTCGGCATTTGGGTACAAGATGAGGTACTTGGTAGTCCGTGAGCCATCTCCCCCTGGTCCAGTTTAGTCTCCTACCACACCTTTTGGGCTTGTGGTAGGAGACTGGTGAAGCTGCACAAaggttaggctttttttttttttttttttttttgaaccgtAGACTGTTTTGAAGCAGCAGTGTTGAACACTGTGCTGCCTTATACCCCACCTGTATTATGTCAATCCCTAATCTGGAATCCTCAAACCTGAAACAGTTGAGTTTGTTTGTGACTCCACCTCTGTTCCCTCGGCATTTTGTGCAGATTCCAAACTTTCTAATTCAGAGCAGGGGTTCCAAGAAGCATGGAACACCACACTATGGGGGGGATGGGTTTGGGAATGTGCCTAAAACAGTGCCACAAAGCATCACTGAAGTGCTGTGATGTGGGCAGAGCCAGTCAACCCATAAGATATGTGCATTTAGGATAGGTAAACATTGGTCTCAATCATCATACTTTGTTACATAGTTCTGGCTGGGGACTCCACTCGAAGGGGCACTGTTAATCTAAACTTAAGGGTGTGCTCTGAACAACAAGGGGGACTTGCAGCCTAGGCCTCAACATTGATTTCTACCATCTGAGAACCCTGAATAGgcttaaaagtatttgtttttcagTGCAAATAGGCTACTGTGGAATTAAAATCGATAATTTTTGGGGTTTAATGTGTTGAAAGTGGTCAACAGCGTGATGAATTTTGTATATGAATTATGTATGCTATATATGCAACTGTTGAATCTAATTTCCAAAATGTTTCTGGTGCCAggcatttcagattagggatatTTGATGTGTTATCTTCCAAGACATTTCACATTAGAGACACCACTTTATTACTaggtgtttttattcatttaaaaaaaaaaaaaaaaagtgattaccATATTAGTGGGtcaacatttttccttttacataataaaatttaACTAGGAGAGTGCTTGCTTTATAATGCGTTTTCTTTCTGAATTTAACTTCTGTGGAAAGTGAATTTCAAACTGAATAATTAGATTTCCTTTTTCTTCTGAATTACTGGATATTGGCATTCCTTCACCAGGAACAACTTTGGTATATTTTGgactgaaaaagaaacagaaataaccATTTTTACAGGAGCATATCCCTTAACAATATCTGCTTTCCAGACTTTATACACAATGCCTGTAAAGCATTCACCCCTTAGAAGAATACACATTATACAATATTAAATCCCTGTGGATTTAATGTGGCTTTTCACATGGCATTAGTGGTGAATACTTGAGCaatcaaattattttgttttatttgcaggtgtctgttttcactttagcaTTAAAGACCTTCCAAGGGAATGATGAATACTTAAAGTATGGAAGGATTGCCAGCATACAAAGCAGTCCTTTTATACACATTAAGGTTCTCTTTACAAATCTGCCAGACTAGAGGGTTTACTGTTGGCAATTTGTCTTagcttattaagtttattttactgtgtacagttttctcTTCCAAGCACTTTTAACATCTGATTAAATTGAATATCCTGCTGTTCAGACTAAATTTGGTGTAAATGTCACAAAGTTGCATTAAGTAACAGGTAAAATCTTTGGTCTAGTGAGTCTCGGATAATTGGTGGGGAGCATAGTCACTGTTAACCACTCGGGCATAAAAGAATACTCCTCGCCAAAATGACTTTTTTAATGTTActctatgtagtttgtagtggtggcccaggaagaacttttttttttttttttggtggagaaaTTACCTATATGAAGATTCAAACTCGATGGGACCCCGTGATGACGAAGTGACCAATTCTGGACAACTGCAAAATGGTGGGGGTTATCGTAATAATCCATATGTCTGCTACCCATTACCAGTCGCAGAACGGGCAAAGTAGATATGATAAACAGGAAAGCTCTCATTCccacaatactgttttaattgtACCCCTCATTCATTGGGTAAGAATCCTTAGTTTTCAGGAAGTAACCATTAATATATTACCAAAAATGCAGTTTGTTTTGAACATTGAGATTTTTATGAGCAACTgacatggattatgcaacacaaattacaaggtgaattttttttttccccactgacatttttcatattttctttgttgtCTACAATTGTTCACTGCAGGGTTCTGTTGAGTTTGAATCTTCAATATGTCATTTTTCCAAGAATACAtggttaaacatttttcttga comes from the Erpetoichthys calabaricus chromosome 4, fErpCal1.3, whole genome shotgun sequence genome and includes:
- the ucp2 gene encoding mitochondrial uncoupling protein 2 isoform X2, producing MDLEMEQSFTRFSDLGVPPAIPSHCKASSIPPFSPAQIQGENQSLTSNMKSVKYNGVFGTITTMVKTEGPRSLYNGLVAGLQRQMSFASVRIGLYDSVKQFYTKGAEHAGIGSRLLAGCTTGAMAVAFAQPTDVVKVRFQAQANINGGNRRYQGTVHAYKTIAKEEGVRGLWRGTTPNITRNAIVNCTELVTYDLIKDAILRSNLMTDNLPCHFTSAFGAGFCTTVIASPVDVVKTRYMNSAHGQYTSALNCALTMLTKEGPTAFYKGFMPSFLRLGSWNVVMFVTYEQLKRALMMARCSWESPL
- the ucp2 gene encoding mitochondrial uncoupling protein 2 isoform X1, producing MVGFKPVDVPPTAAVKFIGAGTAACIADLVTFPLDTAKVRLQIQGENQSLTSNMKSVKYNGVFGTITTMVKTEGPRSLYNGLVAGLQRQMSFASVRIGLYDSVKQFYTKGAEHAGIGSRLLAGCTTGAMAVAFAQPTDVVKVRFQAQANINGGNRRYQGTVHAYKTIAKEEGVRGLWRGTTPNITRNAIVNCTELVTYDLIKDAILRSNLMTDNLPCHFTSAFGAGFCTTVIASPVDVVKTRYMNSAHGQYTSALNCALTMLTKEGPTAFYKGFMPSFLRLGSWNVVMFVTYEQLKRALMMARCSWESPL